The Rhododendron vialii isolate Sample 1 chromosome 6a, ASM3025357v1 genome includes a window with the following:
- the LOC131328713 gene encoding protein DETOXIFICATION 19-like, translating to MRRREREREDRWWKKVVDLEEAKNQFLYLLPVIITNVSYYLIPVVAVMFAGHLGDLELAGSILALSWATVTGFAFMVGLSGALETLCGQGYGAKLYRLMGIYLQASCIRSLFFSILISILWFFSEPILILLHQDHQVLQSAALYLKFLIPGLFAHGFFQNIMRFLQAQSVVVPLVFCSVLPLIAHFGVAYTLVHRTPLGFKGAALAASISLWIAVVVLAGYVLLAKKFRKTWNGFSVVSSNHVFAVLKLALPSAAMVCLEYWAFELLVLLAGLMPQSEISTSLLAMCVNTEAIAYMVIYGLSMAASTRVSNELGAGNLDRAKHAMVVTLMLSLVLTLIVVLALAFGHTIWAGFFSYSLTTIKKYASMSHFVIISIILESVTGVLSGSNHSYFFASQPSLFFIVLKFSLSLSLLNHPFVALALLYQTNS from the exons atgaggaggagagagagagaaagagaggatagGTGGTGGAAGAAGGTGGTGGATTTGGAAGAGGCCAAGAACCAGTTTTTGTATTTGCTTCCTGTGATTATAACAAATGTATCATATTACTTGATTCCAGTGGTGGCTGTTATGTTCGCCGGCCACCTTGGAGACCTCGAGCTTGCCGGCTCAATCCTTGCACTCTCATGGGCCACCGTCACCGGCTTTGCTTTTATG GTCGGCCTGAGTGGCGCACTTGAAACATTGTGTGGGCAAGGATATGGAGCAAAATTATACAGGCTGATGGGTATATACCTACAAGCATCTTGTATCAGATCCCTATTCTTCTCTATCCTCATATCCATCCTCTGGTTCTTCTCTGAACCAATTCTAATACTACTCCACCAAGATCATCAAGTATTGCAATCCGCAGCTCTCTACTTGAAGTTTCTCATACCGGGACTCTTCGCCCATGGCTTTTTCCAGAACATTATGAGGTTTCTTCAGGCACAGAGTGTCGTCGTGCCACTAGTGTTCTGCTCTGTGCTTCCATTGATTGCTCACTTTGGCGTCGCCTACACGTTGGTTCACCGGACGCCTCTTGGCTTCAAGGGGGCCGCACTGGCAGCTTCGATCTCGTTGTGGATCGCGGTCGTTGTATTGGCTGGATACGTGCTTCTTGCGAAGAAGTTTAGGAAAACTTGGAATGGGTTTTCGGTTGTGTCATCAAATCACGTTTTTGCCGTCTTGAAATTGGCTCTGCCCTCTGCAGCCATGGTATG CTTGGAGTATTGGGCATTTGAGCTGCTGGTATTATTGGCGGGATTGATGCCACAATCAGAAATTTCCACTTCGTTGTTGGCGATGTG TGTGAATACAGAGGCAATAGCCTACATGGTTATATATGGTCTCAGTATGGCAGCAAG CACAAGGGTGTCAAATGAGTTGGGAGCAGGCAATCTAGACAGGGCGAAGCACGCCATGGTTGTCACGCTGATGCTCTCTCTCGTTCTCACTCTTATTGTTGTTTTGGCTTTAGCCTTTGGTCATACCATTTGGGCGGGCTTCTTCAGTTATAGCTTAACCACCATCAAGAAATATGCTTCAATGAGCCATTTTGTTATTATTTCTATCATACTTGAATCCGTCACAGGGGTCTTATCAGGTTCGAATCATTCCTACTTTTTCGCTAGTCAGCCTAGTCTGTTCTTCATTGTACTCAAATTTTCGTTAAGCTTAAGTTTATTAAATCACCCATTTGTCGCTCTCGCATTACTTTATCAGACAAATTCGTAA